From a region of the Coffea arabica cultivar ET-39 chromosome 3e, Coffea Arabica ET-39 HiFi, whole genome shotgun sequence genome:
- the LOC140038458 gene encoding uncharacterized mitochondrial protein AtMg00860-like has translation MENWPNPTNIKQLRGFLGLTDYYRRFVKGYGAIARPLTDLLKKDNFHWSEDLEQAFQNQKRAMCSTSILAVPDFTQPFIIETDACYTGIGAVLMQNRRPISYLN, from the coding sequence ATGGAAAACTGGCCGAACCCAACTAATATCAAGCAACTGAGGGGATTTCTGGGGTTGACAGATTACTACAGAAGATTTGTCAAAGGATATGGAGCCATAGCAAGGCCTTTGACTGACCTGCTGAAGAAGGACAATTTCCACTGGAGTGAGGACTTAGAACAGGCTTTCCAGAACCAGAAGAGAGCCATGTGCAGCACCTCTATTTTAGCAGTACCTGACTTCACCCAGCCATTCATTATTGAGACAGATGCATGTTACACTGGCATAGGGGCTGTACTCATGCAGAACAGGAGACCTATTTCCTACCTCAATTAG